A genome region from Drosophila simulans strain w501 chromosome 2R, Prin_Dsim_3.1, whole genome shotgun sequence includes the following:
- the LOC6735146 gene encoding cystathionine gamma-lyase: protein MSYRVQPSGFATKSIHSGQSPEQWKSASVIPPISLSTTFKQDAPGEHRGYEYSRSGNPTRNVLETCFAALDNAKYGLTFSSGLGATTAVLTMLSSGDHIIMGDDVYGGTNRLIRQVATRLGISATFVDATNLDLIKSSIKPETKLVWIESPTNPLVKVADIEAIAQLVHGIREDLVLAVDNTFLTSYFQRPLELGADLVCYSLTKYMNGHTDVVMGGITMNSEKLYNSLKFLQNAVGIVPSPFDCYQVNRSLKTLSLRMEQHQKNALKIAKYLETHPFVEKVLHPSLPSHPQHKIALKQTYGYSGVFSFYIKGDLKHSSAFLKALKVFTLAESLGGYESLAELPSIMTHASVPAEDRKTLGITDGLVRLSVGLEDAEDLIKDLEQALEIASKA from the coding sequence ATGAGCTACAGAGTCCAGCCGAGCGGCTTCGCCACCAAGTCCATCCACTCGGGCCAGAGCCCCGAGCAGTGGAAGAGTGCCTCCGTGATTCCGCCGATATCGCTGAGCACCACCTTCAAGCAAGATGCTCCGGGCGAGCACAGGGGCTATGAGTACTCCCGCAGTGGAAATCCCACTAGGAACGTGCTGGAGACGTGCTTCGCCGCCTTGGATAATGCCAAATACGGCCTGACGTTCTCTTCGGGATTGGGAGCCACCACTGCTGTGCTGACTATGCTGAGCAGCGGCGATCACATCATCATGGGCGACGATGTTTACGGAGGCACTAACCGTTTGATCCGTCAGGTTGCCACCCGTCTGGGAATCTCAGCCACCTTTGTGGATGCCACGAATTTGGATCTAATTAAAAGTTCCATCAAGCCGGAGACCAAGTTGGTGTGGATCGAGTCGCCAACTAATCCGTTGGTGAAGGTGGCCGACATCGAGGCTATTGCGCAGTTGGTGCATGGAATCCGCGAGGATCTCGTTCTGGCCGTCGACAACACCTTCCTGACCTCCTACTTCCAGCGACCCCTGGAGCTGGGCGCCGATCTGGTCTGCTACTCCCTGACCAAGTACATGAACGGTCATACGGATGTGGTAATGGGTGGCATCACCATGAACTCGGAGAAGCTCTACAATAGCTTGAAGTTCCTTCAGAACGCGGTGGGCATTGTGCCGTCTCCATTCGACTGCTACCAGGTCAACAGGAGTCTTAAGACGCTCTCGCTGCGCATGGAGCAGCACCAGAAGAATGCTCTGAAGATTGCCAAATACCTGGAGACGCATCCCTTCGTGGAGAAGGTGTTGCATCCCTCTTTGCCCTCCCATCCACAGCACAAGATCGCTCTAAAGCAGACCTACGGATACAGTGGTGTGTTCTCCTTCTACATCAAGGGCGACCTGAAGCACTCCTCGGCTTTCCTCAAGGCCCTCAAGGTGTTCACCCTGGCGGAGAGTCTGGGTGGCTACGAGAGTCTGGCCGAGCTGCCATCCATAATGACCCATGCCTCTGTTCCGGCAGAGGACAGGAAAACTTTGGGCATCACTGACGGTCTAGTTCGCTTGTCCGTTGGACTGGAGGATGCCGAGGATTTGATCAAGGATCTGGAGCAGGCCCTGGAAATTGCATCGAAGGCCTAA
- the LOC6735147 gene encoding peptidyl-prolyl cis-trans isomerase FKBP8, translated as MDTEKSSSSSFEDLTNAEDTKDIRKVAAEEAASGDGAPPASASGDGQKAEEEDAEEEECDVLGNKQLIKRTIKKAPQDSFRRPVRGELVTVNFTGKLDNGTVVENELNFQCHVGDYEVVQGLDMVLPMLQVGEVSQVSVDSRFGYGSIGLKKEGESEYLVPPDANLTYEIELLDIKYEDFADLKSFEIRRKYGTRKKERANFFYKRSEFTTAIHLYRRALDFLDNRDGDPESEFDKEDLELSNSDTQTLLEDRLIVYNNLAMTQIKIAAYDAALQSVEHVLRCQPNNSKALYRKGRILEGKADTQGAIKLLQKVATLEPENRAVQSDLARLFIKARREEHNEKEMYQKMLGQAKKMEQNTATRQKQPLVDNSKLKLLGYLMGTILIGVAGVAIYRYKY; from the exons ATGGATACGGAGAAGTCTAGCAGTAGCTCCTTCGAGGACCTGACCAACGCCGAGGACACCAAAGACATTCGCAAGGTGGCAGCGGAGGAGGCAGCTTCCGGAGATGGCGCACCCCCGGCATCCGCTTCTGGAGACGGGCagaaggcggaggaggaggatgccGAGGAGGAAGAATGTGATGTACTGGGTAACAAGCAGCTGATTAAGCGCACCATCAAGAAGGCACCGCAGGACTCGTTTAGGCGTCCGGTTCGCGGCGAATTGGTCACCGTGAACTTCACGGGAAAACTGGACAACGGCACGGTGGTCGAGAACGAGTTGAACTTCCAGTGTCACGTGGGAGACTACGAGGTTGTCCAGGGACTAGACATGGTGTTGCCCATGCTGCAGGTCGGCGAAGTGTCCCAAGTCAGCGTGGATTCCCGCTTCGGCTACGGCTCCATAGGACTGAAAAAAGAGGGTGAATCCGAGTACCTGGTACCACCCGATGCGAAT CTTACCTACGAAATAGAGCTTTTGGATATCAAATACGAAGACTTTGCGGACCTTAAGAGCTTTGAAATACGGCGCAAATATGG TACGCGCAAGAAAGAACGTGCCAATTTCTTTTACAAGCGTTCGGAGTTCACAACCGCCATTCACCTGTACAGACGTGCCCTCGACTTTCTGGACAATCGGGATGGGGACCCGGAGTCCGAGTTCGACAAGGAAGACTTGGAGCTCTCGAACAGCGACACGCAGACCCTGCTGGAGGATCGGTTGATCGTTTACAATAACTTGGCAATGACTCAAATCAAGATTGCTGCTTATGACGCAGCTCTGCAGTCCGTGGAGCATGTGCTGCGGTGCCAGCCAAATAACTCCAAAGCCTTGTACCGCAAAGGCAGA ATATTGGAGGGCAAAGCGGACACCCAGGGCGCCATTAAGCTACTGCAAAAAGTGGCTACACTCGAACCTGAAAATCGAGCCGTTCAATCGGATTTGGCCAGACTTTTCATCAAGGCTCGTCGCGAGGAGCACAACGAAAAGGAGATGTATCAGAAGATGctgggccaggccaaaaaaatGGAGCAGAATACTGCCACCAGGCAAAAGCAGCCGCTTGTGGACAATTCCAAG CTGAAGCTGCTTGGCTATCTAATGGGTACGATATTAATTGGAGTGGCTGGCGTCGCTATTTATCGTTACAAGTACTAA